Genomic DNA from Roseburia intestinalis L1-82:
AGTCTGATGATCGGTTATATGAAAGAATTAAATGAACTGACCGGACACAATTCCACACCACCTGCCTCCGGCGGAACTTACACCTTAGACGGCGTACAGGCATGCGCCTACGCACGAATCCGTTATGGCGGCGGTGATGACTACCGCAGAACCGAACGCCAGCGTACTGTTTTGACCGCAATGATGCAGAAAGCGCAGAAATCCAACATTCTGACACTCAACAAACTGATCAACGCAGCTTTTGGGGACATTCAGACCAGTTTTTCCAACACGGATCTCCTTGCCCTTGCCACAAAAGTTTTCAGTTATGACATTGGAGATACAACCGGTTTTCCATATGAAAAAACAACGCACAAATATGATAAGATCGGCGATGTTGTCATTCCGTGCGATCTTGCTTCTAACGTTACACAATTACATCAGTTTTTATTTAATGATGAAAATTATACCCCATCTGCAACAGTTCTTTCAAACAGCCAGCAGATCATCTCTAATACAGGATATAAACAGGGAGACGGCCATTAAGGCTGTCTCCCTGTTTTGTCAGTTAATTTCCCAGTTCATTTATTTTTTCCCTGATGGTGTCCATTTGTCCGGCCACATCCTGTATGGACTGCTCTATCTTTCTTTTCCGTCTTTTTACCAGCAGTCCCCATTGTAAAAACAATACTCCATCGATGATAAGATACAACACCGGCAGACTGATCCGTTTCCCTGCTACATACCCGATAAAGACATACAGGATCATTGGATTTATGACCGCAATGGAAATCATCGTTGTCAGGTCACTTCTGCGTCCCGTAAAAACATACAGGCTTTCCCATTTTTTGTGAAACTCTTTTTCCTCCGGCTTCTCTAACATCACATTCTCCTTTTACTCTTTATGATGTCTGGAGAAGAAAGAATGTTTCTCCGGTTTCTTCTCGCCGGAAGCTTCCCCGCCCTCTTTCCAGTGGAAATATTCCGCATCCAGATTGACATTGACATTTACCTCTGCTTTTGGCGCAGCTTCCTCTGGCGTATCTTCGGGAATTTCTTCGGGCAGTTCATTTTCCGGCACGATTCCTGCCTTTTCAAAATATTCCTGGTTGATCTTAATCTCGGGTTTGATCGCTGAATAAGGAGATGGCTTCACCTCACCCTTTTCCTTTGCTCTTTCCTTTTCAATCTCACGGTTACGATCCTCGATCAGATTCAGATATTTGTCCGTATCAGCAAGATTCTGCAGATGTCCTTTCAGGTCTGACTGGTCTCTCCTTACAACATCTTTTTCTTTCTGAAGTTTTTCATTGGCATCCTTATAAATCTCCTGCATGGCATCCGTTGCCCTCTGCATGATTTCCTGTACATGCCGCAGTGCCTCATTGGTATACATAACAGACGCAGCATACACATCCTCCGCTTTCCCGCTGGCATCTTTTAAGATATCTTCTCCGATTTTTGCCGCCTCACGTCTTGCACGCTCCTTGCCCCGCGTTGTCAGTTCATACTCATCCAGCATCGCGTAAATGGCCTTATTTAGCTCTGCAAGCAGCTCTAACATTCTTTTTTTATCAAGGATAATTTTACTGCCAATACTGTCATAAGCTTCACTGCCTGCAAGCAATATATGCATTTGTCTTAAAATTTCTTCCGTTTTGTCCTGCGCGCTCATGGTTATTCTCCTGCTTTACTTCCGCTGCGTCTTTTTCCTGTCTGATATTTTACTAATTTTAACACTAACCGTATCAGCAAAACAACCAGTAAAATAGCGATCAATACTATTCCTGCGATCATGACGGCATATTTGTTCGGATTTTTTATTAATTTTATGAGATTGGCCGAATCATCTACCACTTTTCTTTCATGCAATCCGGCATAATATTGTGGAATATCCGCAATTCCATCTCCATTTTCATCCGGGAACGACTCCATATAATGTGCGATCGCCGTCCATGCCTTTAATTCCCCGCCATTATCTGTCAAAATCACATCTTCAAAATTTTCAATCGGTGTTCCGTCTGCCTTTTTCGGCACAACAGACAACAGTCCATACGATGTTTTCGTCACCGCAGACAGCATCTGCCCACTGTAAAGATCTGCCACCACGCGATACAATTTATCGTCCTCTAACTCCCTGCGATTGCCATCTGCATCCAGCAGATACACGTCGGTAACACGGTTTAAGATCATACGGTGCGGATTATAAGTAAACTGCAGGCCGTACATATACAAACGTGCGGATGTCATCAGATCCGACACGGATGCGTCGATCTCTGCCACGGTTTTTAACTCTTTTCCTGTCAGATATGCCTCGATCAGCGGATAACCCGGCACACCGTCTGCACCGATTCCAAGTGAAAATGAATTGAAAACATCTTCTACTGTAATATTTCCCTTTGTGTAGGTGTCACGGATCGTTCCACTCGGCGCGATTGCCACATCCACGGGAGTGCCATTATAATCCGTACTGTTTGTGACCGCATAAGCATAGGCATCTGCGATGAGATCCCCCAGATTATGCTCGGTATGGATGTTGTAGAGATCCTCCAGGCTGTCAAATGCTACATCATTTTCCGCAAGTACCTGTTCTCTCGTAAACCCAAACTGTGCCAGATAATCGGTATCCACCGTCGCCATAAAAGAATTGATTTCTTCCTGTGTAGCAGCATTCTCTGCAATGTCCGTCTCGATTGAAGTAAGTTTATATTCTTTCATGTTCCATCGGCCATCATCCTTTTGTTCTAAGGATAAGGAACCTAAATACTTGCCGTACTCACCTGCGGAAACGATATAAGTATCCCCATGCACAATCGGCTCATCCAGTTTCGTATGCGTATGTGCGCTGACGATCACATCCAGATCCGGCACTTTTTTCGCAAGAATCTCATCTTCTGACTTTGACTCATCCTCTGAAGTTCCACTATGGGAAAGACAGACGATAATATCCGCATCTTCGTTTTTCTTAATTTCAGCTACGGTCTTTTTTACTGCTTCCACCGGATCCGTAAACTGCAGTTCGCAGGTCGGTGCACATGCCAGTGCATCTTTTCCGAATACGCCAAGCAGTGCCACCCGGACATCGCCCTTTTGCACCATCACATAATCTTTCACACCGTATTCCGTAAATGCATCACGGATCTGCTGCTGTCCTTCTGAGAATCCCTGCTGTTCCATGGCATCCCAGTTGATATTACAGACAAGAAGCTCCGGCACGGTATCTCCGCTTTCCGCCGCGGTTTCAAGCATCTTAGCAAGCCCCTTTGAACGATAATCAAATTCATGGTTGCCAAGTGTTGTCGCCTCACAGCCCAGTGCCCCTAACATCCGAATCTCTGCCGCCTGTGTCTCAAAAACGGTCTGCACCAGCGTTCCCATGGAAAAATCTCCGCCATCCACCACCAGTGTATCCGGGTCTTTTTCTTTCTGTTCATCGATCAGTGTCTTAATCCTTGCAAACCCGCCGATCATTTCCTGTTTTTCATCTACTACCGTTGAAAAGCTGTTCAGATGAGAATGTGTGTCATGCACGAACATGATATCTATTGTTTTCAAGTCCGTCTGGTCTGCCGCCTTCACACTGCCGGATAGCCCCGTCATTCCCAAAACCAGAACAAAAACAAGGACTGCAGCCAGTTCCATTTTCCAATTTTTAATCTTTTCCCGTAACATATAAGTCTCCCTGTTTTACAAAGCATAATTTTACTTATATTTTACTTGAACTTTTAAAATTAGTAAATGGTGGTGCAGTCCTAATTTTCACTTTATCCAAAATATTTTTTACAATAGATTGATCCTGTCTATGCAACCGTAAATTTCTTTGTGTCCTTCCGCAGCATCAAAGATGCTTCCTGCGTCTGTTTCATCAGTACACGCATATCTTCTGCCTGTCTGTCAACATTGGTAACACGCTCTGCAATGCTTCCGGTACTTGCCGCACCATCATTCGCAGCTTTCGTTACCTCCTGTATATTTGCAACCACTCCGCTGACTGAAGCTAAAAGCTGTTCGGATGCCGCACTGAAATCCGTTACAAGTTCTTCAACATAGTTTGCATCTTCATTATAATTATCTGCCATTTTTTCAAAATCATCAAAACTCTCCGTAACGTCTCCTCCCACAAACTCTAACAGACGTTTTGCATCTGTGGTCAGTCTTGCAACTGCTGTCTGGACACGCTCTGTCACTTCCTGGATATTCCCGACCGTGCTCGCCGACTGCTCCGCAAGATTACGGATCTCATCTGCAACAACTGCAAATCCTTTTCCCGCCTCTCCGGCTCTTGCGGCTTCAATTGATGCATTCAAAGCCAGCAGATTTGTCTGCGAAGTGATTCCCATGATGGACTCCGCAAGAACACCGATCTGCTCCACGACTTTTGCATTTTCCAGTGCTTCCAATAAGCTCTCATTGATTTCCCCATGCACTTTCCTGATATTTGCACGGCTTGCACTGATTTTTTGTTTCGTATCAGCCGCTCTGGTATGGATCTCATCAACTTTTCCGTTTCCCTCCTGCGCATGCTCTGCAATTCCTTTTGCAGCTTCCTCAATCTCTCCGGACATCGTATTCACTTCCTGTGCAGCTGCTGCGGTCTCCTGATTTCCGGCTGCAAGTTCCTGCGTGATACCGGATACACTGTCGATCTCGTCCGCAAGTTTTGCCAGTGCCGTCTCTGCTGTTCCAACCGTTTCATCCAATGTATCCGCTTCGCGCTGTACATAGCCGATCAGATGTCTCATATTGTGATGAATGTCACGGATGCTGCGTGCAAGAATACCGATCTCATCTTCACGTTTCAGGTATTTTTCCTCCACACGCTGCGTAAAATCGCCCTGTCCCATTTTTTTGGCAAACAGCGCAGATCTTTTGACGCCCGATGTAATGTCGAATGTAAGATACAGTACCCATATATCCGTGAGTATACACATAATAACCATAAAATAGAAAAACTGATCCTGTTTTGCTTTCTTTTCCTGCTGCATTTTCTGCAATATCGGCTGCAGTTCCTGTTGTATTTCTTCCTGGGAATATTCCGGATGTTCCTCACTTACATATTCTTCCATGCTGGCGATCGCATCATTACGGATAGCACCCATATTTTTAGCTCCGACAACTACTCCATATAATCCGATTATTAAAATCTCAATAATCAGAATCGTCATTTTTACCTTTAATGATACTTTTCCACTTAGGGTCACATCAATATCCTCCCTTGTTCTTTCTGATTTATTCTCATAAACGGTCCTATATTGGTTTCATTCTACTATCATTTAATTTTGATTGCAATATACATCTTTGACAATTTATCAGGCTTTTGTTTCCTGTCTGGTGTATTCCAGTCATGAATTTTTAAATTCATAGGACGTAATTTCCTATGAATTTAAAAAAATACGGCATATCCTGCCGGACACACCGCATTTTCATATTTCTGTTTATTTTAATGCTGCAGGATTGATCTTCTTTGTGCGGATATCCTCTTTTAACAGTGCAAGGAAATCTTCCCTGGAAACTGTGGTGGAATTCTGCTCTCCATGCAGTCTGTAACTTACGGTTCCGTCAGCTGCTTCGTTCTTACCAAGTACTAACAGATACGGCACTTTCTCCATCTGTGCTTCACGGATACGGTAGCCGAGTTTCTCGTTTCTCTCATCGATCTCAACACGGATTCCGTTATCATCGAGATATTTGTATAAGTCATGTGAGTATGCGTTAAGTTCCTCATCCTCATTTTTTACCGGAAGGATCTTAGCCTGAACCGGAGCTAACCATAACGGCAGGTTTCCTTTTGTCTCCTCTAAAATATATGCCATGAAACGGTCGAGGGAACCAAGGATCGCTCTGTGTAAAACGACCGGCGTTTTCTTTGTTCCGTCACTGTCAATATAGGACAGATTGAATTTTGCCGGCAGACAGAAGTCTAACTGGCAGGTGGAAAGTGTATACTCATTACCGATCGCCGGTTTTACGTTTACATCCAGTTTCGGTCCGTAGAAAGCAGCCTCACCGATCTCCTCTGTATACTCAATACCGATATCATCAAGTACTTTGCGGAGTGCGTTCTCTGCGTTGTTCCACATCTCATCATCATCATGATATTTTACTTTATCTTCCGGATCTCTTAGGGAGAGTACACAGCGGTAATCTGTGATATTGAAATCTTTGTAAGTATCAAAGATCAGCTCAACCACTTTTGCAAACTCTGATTCGATCTGCTCCGGTGTTACAAATAAATGTGCATCATTCTGGCAGAAATGTCTTCCTCTCTCGATACCCTTTAAAGTACCACTTGCCTCAAAACGGAAGTCGTGTGCGATCTCACCGATACGGATCGGAAGATCTTTATAGGAATGCATTCTGTTTGCGTAGATCATCATGTGATGCGGGCAGTTCATCGGACGGAGTACGAAAGACTCTCCCTCAACTTCCATTGCCGGGAACATGTTCTCTTTGTAGTGATCCCAGTGACCGGAAGTCTTGTACAGATTTACCGTACCGACACAAGGTGTCATAACATGCAGATAACCAAGTTTGCGCTCTTTTGCTTTGATATAATTTTCAAGCTCCTGCCATACGGTATATCCCTTTGGAAGAAACATCGGAAGTCCACGTCCAACCAGATCATCGGACATGAACAGGTGCATCTCTTTGCCGATCTTTCTGTGGTCACGGTCTTTCGCTTCCTCTAAGAGTTTTAAATGCTCCTCTAACTCTTCTGCGGTCGGGAAACATACACCGTAGATACGCTGCATTACATGATTATTTGCATCACCTTTCCAGTAAACACCGGAATATTTGATCAGTTTAAAGTTTTTACATAATTTAGTATTGTCAACATGCGGTCCACGGCAGAGATCCGTGAAATCGCCCTGATCGTATACGGAAATATTTCCATCCTCTAAACCATCGATTAGGTCAAGTTTGTACTCATCATCTTTAAAAAGCTCTAACGCTTCTGCTTTTGAGATCTCACGTCTGTAAATCTTTTTACCTTCTTTGCAGACTTTTTTCATCTCTTTTTCGATCGCTGCGATCACATCATCATTGACAGCAGTATCGCCAAGATCGATATCATAATAAAATCCTTCTTTTACAACAGGTCCTACCCAGAACTTTGCGTTCGGATATAAGTGTTTTACTGCCTGTGCCATCACATGTGCACAGGAATGGTTGAGCGTATTCAGTCTCTCGTCTTCTTTAAAATCTACCATGATTAATCTCCTTTTCCTAAACTAAAAAGTCCCTTATACAGACAACTTATCTGTATAAGGGACGAATAAACATTTTTATCCGCGGTTCCACCCCGTTTATTTCCATGTGGAAAATCACTCATTTTGATGATAACGGAATCACCGGACCGGATTAGGGCCGCTCAGAGATGGTCTTCCTGAAGTTCCATTTTAAGATACTCACACCAAAATGTATCTCTCTCTTTAAAATTTCCGATCAGTACTCTTCTCTTCAATGCGTTTCTTTGATTTTATTTCATAGAATGCATTCTGTCAAGTTTATTCTTTCGTACATCACACCTCAATATATGGATATTCGTGGAAATAATCCATGATCAGTTCCACCATCTCCACATTGATTTCTTTGACCAGCGGACATTCTGTGTAAACATCATATCCACCAGCACCGCTGTAACGGTAATTATTCAGGCATAATGTAAATTTATCTTCATCTAAAACCGGCCTTCCGTCTCTTGAAAGCCCCACGATCCTGCTTCCGACCGGGTTTTTTGGATTGATTTCAAAATCCACACCCATATAATAGTCATAATTATAATGTTCCACCTTTGGAACCAGGAAGCTGTCGGAAACACAGACATTTCCTTCGTTATCATATGCAAAGTATTCTGCACTGCGCTCCATTACTGTCTTTAGCTGTGCACCCGTGATCTCACAGACCACAAGTGTATTCGGATATGGATAAGTGGCTATGATATCGCGTGTGCTCACTTCACTGCGGAAACCTGCGATTTCATTTGCCAGACCGACGGACGATAACATTGCTCCCGAAAAATGAAGCTGGATACGGTTTAAAAAATCGGCGATCGGTGAGCCATACAATGCCATTTTTACCTTTTCTTCCGGCATGATTGCACGGCTCAAATGACCAATTGGCTGATTAAGCCATGCTTGCACGGAATTTTCCGTAGAACGGTATTTATCTGCAAGCCCAGCCCCCTTTGTGGGATCTGACTGCCGCAATTCGGACCTGATGCTCTTTTTATCCTCTGTCACGGTGACCTCCAGATACTGATATTCTTTTGCATTATCACATGGCTGTACTGTATAAGTTCCAAACAGCTCTCTTCCATGCACAGACATATGCTGATGTCCGGTCAGTAAGATATCAAAATCCAGTTCCTTACAGATCCTGTAACCCACATTTTCAGTCGTCTTAGAAAGCACCGCTCCGCTTTCTAAATCACACTCAAAACCTCCGTGATAGATGCAGATCGTAAGATCTGTCTGCTCTTTCATCTGGGCAAGTGCCCTCTTCGCTGCCTCAAAAGGATCTGTAATATGGATTCCTTTTAAGTTTTCTTCTTTTTCCCAGATGTTTACATAATCCGTTACAATACCAGCGATACCGATGCGCAATCCGTTTTTCATCGTATGAAGTTTCCATGGAAACAGGGTGTTTCCTTCCTCATCCATGATATTCTGGCACACACATACACCGTTATTTCTATTGCGATATGCCGCCTGATAATCTAGTCCGTAATTAAAGTCATGATTGCCAAGTGTATAATAATCGTATCCGCAGTCGTTCATAATATCTGCGATCACTTCCGGAGAGTTTGCAACCTGACGGCAGTAATAAGCAAAGGCGGAGCCTTGTAAAATATCTCCGCCATCTATGATGAGTGTCTCATCATCCTTGTTAAAATCTGCCGCACAGCCGAACAAACCGACATTTTTTTCTGTCATATCCCCATAGGTCGTCGGGTAAAAATAACCGTGCACATCGGAGGTAAAATAGATTTTTAATTTTCTCTGCTGCATCTTTTAACCCCTCGCTAATTTTGTACGGATCTTTGATGAGATAACTTCAATAATTAAGATCAGTACGATCAGTCCGGCAAGAATTGCTCCTACCTGATTCCATTTGTATGCACTCATCGCAAAGATAAGCGGTGCACCGATACCACCGGCACCAACCAGACCAAGTACAGTCGCATCTCTTAAGTTCATGTCAAAACGATAGATCAAAGTAGACATAAAATCCGGGAACAACTGGGATAAGATACCGTAACGGATCTTCTGGAACATCGTACATCCTGCTGCATCTAAGGATTCCAGGATCTTAGTATCCAGATCCTCAATGCTCTCGATAAACATTTTACTGATCATACCGATCGAACAAAGTGACATGGTAAGCAGTCCGGCGAATGGTCCAGGTCCTGTCACACGGATAAACATAAGTCCGTATACAAATGCCGGAATCGTACGGATTGCCATGATAAATACACGGAAGATCAGTGCAACCGGCTTCGGCATCAGATTTGCTGCCGCAAGGAAAGAAAGCGGGATTGATAATACAGCACCAACGATCGTTCCTAAGAATGCGATACACATTGTTTCCAGTAACAGATATGCCACTCCGGATGTAGAAAGGTCAAACAATAATCCGGTGTCTGGATGGAAAATACCACTGATGATCTTTCCTGCGACGGAAAGTCCGCTTCCGTTTGATCCGGTGGACTGAACCGTAGAAAGTGACCATGCAAGAAGCGCTGCAACAATCAAAGCCACAATGATCTTTGCGTACCAGGTCTTTGGTTCCTGCTCGTACATTTTTTTGATTGATTCATTCATTTTGCCGGTTCCTCCTACGTTAATTTCTTTCTGATATAATGGCTGATTGCTTCAATAATAAGAACTGTACCAAACAGAACGATCAGGATCATTCCAACACTGTCATACTCACGCCAGCCGATCTTTTCATTTAAGATCAGACCGAGTCCGCCGGCTCCAACGTAACCTAAGATCGCTGCATAGCGGACATTTCCCTCAAAGCAGAATAAACAGACTGACATATATGCCGGCAGTACCTGCGGCATGATCGCAGAAATAAAGGAGTACGCCTTTCCTGCACCCATGGCTTCCATTGCCTCATAAGCTCCCATGTCGACCGTCTCGATCATCTCGTATAACTGTTTTCCGACATAAGCAAAAGTAAATACTGCGATTGCAAAGGTACCTGCCATGGTGCCAAGTCCCCAGATATAGGTTGCGATCAGGGCTGCAACCAGCGTCGGAATCGTACGCACGATACTTAAAAATACGCGGACCACACCGATCACAACTTTATTTTTAATCAGGTTGCTGGATGCTAAAATCGCAAAAGGAATCGCAAGCACTCCACCCACAAAAGAGCCGAGCAGAGACATTTTGATCGTATCAAAAAGTGGTCCCCAGATACTTGAGATGTAACCGACTTTCGGCGGGAACATCTGCGCTAAAATGTCAAAGAAAAACCGTATTCTCGTCACAAGTGTTGTCATGGAAAAACCTGTAACTTTCACAGAGATCCATGTTGCGATCACGATCAGAATAATGATGAGCGGCGCGCGGGAACATTTTTCTTCCACAACTTTGCCGTTTGCAAGCACAAGTTTTTTCGGTTTAAATATTTTATCGTACAATCCCATTACGCTTCCTCCGTTTTCTCCGGAATCTTTCCTTCGTAAATTGTGTTTAACACGTCCTGTGTCACATTCTCGGAAGGTCCGTCATAGACGATCTTTCCGGCACGGATTCCGATGATGCGGTCTGCATATTCGAGTGCTAATTCCACATGATGGATGTTGATCAGGATCGAAATATTCATATCCTGATTGATCTTTCTGAAATCACTCATAACCTGTTTTGCCGTTACCGGATCAAGTGCTGCAACCGGCTCATCTGCTAAGATAATCTCCGGATTCTGCGCAAGTGTACGTGCTAAGGCAACACGCTGCTGCTGACCACCGGAAAGCTGGTCTGCACGGATATATGCTTTATCCAGAATACCGACTTTATCCAGGCTCTCAAGTGCCTGCATTTTGTCTTCTTTTTTAAACACACCAAGCAGAACTCTCCAGAAAGGCATTTCCGGCACTTTTGCCATCAATACGTTACGGATTACTGTTGTTCGTGTGACAAGATTGAATGACTGGAAGATCATTCCGATCTTTCTGCGGAAAGTACGAAGCTCTTTTCCTTTTAAGTTTTTAACCTCTAATCCATCCACCGTCAGAGTTCCTGATGTGATGTCATGCATACGGTTGATCGTCCGCAGTAACGTGGACTTTCCTGCACCGGAAAGACCGATGATCGCTACAAATTCACCCTGTTCGATCTTTAAATTGACATTATCCAGTCCCACTACCCCGTTCGGATATACCTTCGATACGTCCTTAAACTCGATCATAAATTTAAACCAAACCTTTCTTTTACCTGCTGTTTTTATGGTGTGTGTTTTTTATAGGTGTATACTCATTGAAAGGCTGCCGCAAAGCCGGTTTCCCGGCTCTGCAGCAGCCCTCCTGCTGCCCGTCATACTGCCTGTTATTATTTCGTTGTTACTGTCCACTCCCTGTCAGACGTTCCAGTAACGATTAGTTTGCTGCACTTAATTCCTGGATCAGTTTCTGTGCTTCTCTCTCTTTATCATAATCAGAAGACTGTGCCGGCTCATATCCGTTGTGGCTGTAGATAGAGATAACTGCCTTACCTTCCTCTGTGTTACCGATATTGATGAGTGCTGTCTGGATTGCTGATTTTAAGCCGTCATCCATGATCGGAGATGTCTTGCTGACACAGACTGTATCATTGTAGATCGGATCTGTTACACCGATAACATTTGTCTCTTCCCAGATAGATTTTGTACGACCAAATTCACTTGTCCAGCTTTCTTCATAGTCACGTCTTGCATCTGCATAAGTTACAAGTACGTCGATCTGTCCGGAAGCAAGTCTTGCAAATGCACTTGCGTAGGAATCAGACTGTACTGCAGAAGAAAGATCTGTAATACCTTTCTGGTATCTGTCCTGTAACCATAAAGCCGGGTAAATGTAACCTGCCGGTGAGGAGGAGGACATAACGCTCCAGTTTGCGCCGTTTAAATCATCCCAGGTAAGTTCTTCGCCGGAGTTAACTTTATCAGCAAGTTCCTGTCCTTTGTCAGAAGGACCTGCGATGAATAATGCACGGTAAGAAACTGCCTGTTTGTCAGTACCTTCTGTAGGCTGTCCGTCATTCCAGTCTGCAGGGTTGTCCGAATCTTTATTTAAACCATCTCTGGTTGCTGTTAAGATCACATCTGCTCCATCATCATAAAGTACATAGGTACCACCCGGAATAAATCCAACATCAGCAGTTCCTGCTGCAAGTGCCTCACCTACTGCCTCAAAAGTTGTACCAACGGTAATCTTTACTTCTCCGATATCATATCCTAAGCCTGCTAACTCTGTCTGCATTAAATTTGCAAGCGGCTCTGTTGCAGTTACGATCTCATCCGGATCTCTGGATGGAACGAAATATACGTTTAACGTATCGATCTTTACGTTATCAGCAGAAGCTGTCACGTCAGAACTTTCTGTTGCAGCTGCCGTATTATTTGTCGTATTGTTGTCTGCTGCGCTGCTGTTGTTTGATGTGCTGTTTCCACATCCTGCAAATGTACCCATGCATAATGCTGCTGCAAGTAACATAGCAATTTTTTTCTTCATAATGAAATGTTCTCCTCTCTCTCCTGCATCCATTCCCATGCAGGCGTGCACACTTTTGTTGTTGCTCTTTTCATGAATTGTCCAGCCAATGATCAGGCACTGTCTCCAAGTTCAAGCTTTGTTGGCAGATATACCTTCATCGTATCTTTCCTGCCATCTAAGATCCGCTCCAAAAGAAGCTTTATGGCAGTCGTCCATACGATATCCGGCAGCATGCGAAGACTTGTATACGTCGGGTATTTTGTCGACAGCGTCTCAATATCGCGGTAAACTACAACCGCAACATCTTTGGGGATCCGGAATTTTAACTCTTTGATCGCCTCTAATGCCCCTTCTGCGACCTCATCGTTTCCTAAAATAAGAACTTCCGGCACATCCTTCGTCAAAAGCATTTCCTTTGT
This window encodes:
- a CDS encoding phosphate/phosphite/phosphonate ABC transporter substrate-binding protein, with protein sequence MKKKIAMLLAAALCMGTFAGCGNSTSNNSSAADNNTTNNTAAATESSDVTASADNVKIDTLNVYFVPSRDPDEIVTATEPLANLMQTELAGLGYDIGEVKITVGTTFEAVGEALAAGTADVGFIPGGTYVLYDDGADVILTATRDGLNKDSDNPADWNDGQPTEGTDKQAVSYRALFIAGPSDKGQELADKVNSGEELTWDDLNGANWSVMSSSSPAGYIYPALWLQDRYQKGITDLSSAVQSDSYASAFARLASGQIDVLVTYADARRDYEESWTSEFGRTKSIWEETNVIGVTDPIYNDTVCVSKTSPIMDDGLKSAIQTALINIGNTEEGKAVISIYSHNGYEPAQSSDYDKEREAQKLIQELSAAN
- the phnE gene encoding phosphonate ABC transporter, permease protein PhnE, translated to MGLYDKIFKPKKLVLANGKVVEEKCSRAPLIIILIVIATWISVKVTGFSMTTLVTRIRFFFDILAQMFPPKVGYISSIWGPLFDTIKMSLLGSFVGGVLAIPFAILASSNLIKNKVVIGVVRVFLSIVRTIPTLVAALIATYIWGLGTMAGTFAIAVFTFAYVGKQLYEMIETVDMGAYEAMEAMGAGKAYSFISAIMPQVLPAYMSVCLFCFEGNVRYAAILGYVGAGGLGLILNEKIGWREYDSVGMILIVLFGTVLIIEAISHYIRKKLT
- the phnC gene encoding phosphonate ABC transporter ATP-binding protein, with the translated sequence MIEFKDVSKVYPNGVVGLDNVNLKIEQGEFVAIIGLSGAGKSTLLRTINRMHDITSGTLTVDGLEVKNLKGKELRTFRRKIGMIFQSFNLVTRTTVIRNVLMAKVPEMPFWRVLLGVFKKEDKMQALESLDKVGILDKAYIRADQLSGGQQQRVALARTLAQNPEIILADEPVAALDPVTAKQVMSDFRKINQDMNISILINIHHVELALEYADRIIGIRAGKIVYDGPSENVTQDVLNTIYEGKIPEKTEEA
- the phnE gene encoding phosphonate ABC transporter, permease protein PhnE, whose product is MNESIKKMYEQEPKTWYAKIIVALIVAALLAWSLSTVQSTGSNGSGLSVAGKIISGIFHPDTGLLFDLSTSGVAYLLLETMCIAFLGTIVGAVLSIPLSFLAAANLMPKPVALIFRVFIMAIRTIPAFVYGLMFIRVTGPGPFAGLLTMSLCSIGMISKMFIESIEDLDTKILESLDAAGCTMFQKIRYGILSQLFPDFMSTLIYRFDMNLRDATVLGLVGAGGIGAPLIFAMSAYKWNQVGAILAGLIVLILIIEVISSKIRTKLARG